CGAAGGCCATCAGGGGTGATAATCAGAAAGCATGGCAATGGCTCTGAGGTCAGTGAAAAGGCACCAATattttgcctaaaaaaaaaataaaaatgatatggaGTATAGAAAGCTTTATTTAAGATGTGATAGAAGGGTCCTTCTGATTATATTGATTATGTTTAGTactctaaaatatttttctattcaattCTGGCTCTCTACTGGAGCAGGTTATATGGATTGAGAATGTGGAAGTGTATGAGCACCAAGTCCAAGAAACTATGTACTCAGAAATAGTCAACTCGAAACTCGCATTTTGTGCAAAGCGCTGGGTTGGGACATTGTTGCAGATGTTCAAGCGAAACGACagtaaatttttcaatgttaaGATGCCACTGGGATGGCGAGGTATGCTATTATATAATCCAAGTAGGGATGCGATATTTGGGTATATAATGCCCTAAACAGTGGCCTTGTTTGGTGCATAGGCATTTACTTAATGCTCAAATATGCATGATATGcgttgatttgttttatttttgaactgaAATGACTTTAAGAGACTTCGGAAGTTGTCttaaagaaattagaaattagAAGTTTGGAAGCATGGTTATAAGTGGGAAGTATCATACATTTGTctcatcttttatttgtttgtttgataaTATTGGTCAATATATCTCATGCATGTTCAGATACTTTCAAGTGGAGCTGGATGCTTTCTAATGTTCCATTTGTTATGATTTCTCCAAAACAGCTATTTGACTTCTGATATTATTGCGGGTTTCACAGCTCATTTATATCTGCTGAATTTAATCAAGTCGATGGAGAAGGAATACTTTGACTGCATTAGTGAGGCTCCTAACAGAAGGAAATGGGATATTCTGGCTGATGAAGGAATAAGGGTTTTGAGGGATGTGACTATTAATGCTGACACATTGGACTCAAATAATTACACTGCCTTGACTAGCTTCCATGTTCAAGCAGCACCTCTCTCAGTTTTCCAATTTCTTGTTAAAAAGTATTTCAAATTACAGGTTTACTGCTGTCTTTACAaatatgcttaattaatttgcttGCGTGTCAATCTCCTAGTGTATCCATTTTTGTAGAATGTTAACATTTTAGTATGTTGCAGTGGCCAAGCCTTCTGGAAGAGTCTGAAGAGCTTTTTACATGTGTTACAGAAGATGATAGACACTGCATCACTTTACTTAAGAAAGTAGTTTCACAGAACCATTCCACATAACTGCTACTTTTCATATGGTTTCACTGACTTTTTGCTTATATGAAATGTTGTTTTGATGTGACAGCACCATGAATATATGTTGCAAGATACTTTAGAAGACGAATTTTGCCACTTTGTTATATCATCACCAATGACCCAAGTAGCTGTTGACACTGCTTTTTGCTCTGGAATATGGAGAGATAGTCTCTTGAAGCCTTCAGGGTTTGCTATAATGCCTGATGGCTCTGGGGGCCTCGAATCTGATGCCTCCCTAGTAACCATCGCCGTTCAACAAGAGCTCGATGTCTTGGAGGCGGGTCCAGCCATTGAAGCCATGAGCAATATTATCAGGCGCATTATTGGAGAGATTAATGCAGCAAGTAAGTGCCACTACTTCTAATGGGTCAAAATCATTTAGTGTTTGAATGTTTTGCTTGCATGTGGTAATGAAAATATAATAGTATATATTCATGTTATCATCTATTATtctaatcttttatttttcatgtccTTTTGCAGTCACAATTGGGGAAGAAAGAGTTAGACTTTGAAATCAAAATGGTTCTTTCAGCATAGAATTTCAATTCATTGATATGAAATTTGTATATTACTGGTTATGCACTTTTGATATGAATAAAATGTCACTTTTACCAGTTACTAGTAGGGTTCTGAAAGCTAGGTCTATTCTATTCAATGACTGCAATGATTATTGTATAATTTGAATTTCATATAGGCTATAACATGAAGCTACGGAATGCATCTGGATCTTCAAAAAAGAGGAACcagtaagaaaaataattaatgattcATGCATATCAACATCTTCACAGAATCAATGGCTGTTAATTTTTAACCTAAATAGTCCCAAAATCGACGATCCATTTCAGGTTTTAGGGCAATAGAGTTCATTGTTTGTTGGTGGTAGGGAATAGGAAAATGTTTGGAGTATTACCGTTTTTATTACAACCCTTTACAAACTCACGTGAGAGTCCGTATGAGTACTATGCGGTAAAACATgggtaaaaaattgaaaaatgcttGGAGTGCTATAATTTCTTTACAAACTCACGTGACAGTATTCTaacggtaaaaaaaaattaagcaacaaaatttgattcgtaaatttaattatttaatggcGGATGCGATAAGTGCCTCACTAATTTGTAAAATACTTATACCTATAGTACCTTATTGCAGTACTCTTAACAAATAAACTAGTCAAATAAGCTTTAGGTCTGTTACCAACCTAAGCCCTAGGTTGAATATGACCCCAAATTTTGACTTTGAATGACTGACTCGCAACAAGCAGCCCACGAATCCATATTATGGGCTTCAAAAGTATAACTAAATCCATAACCTTTAGAATGAATCTCATACCATGGATCAAATACTCAATCAGCCCAGGAGGGCTTGAGAGTGGCCTGCATTTTCTAGTCCGAAgaatcacttttgaaaaataatttacattttttttttttcattaaaagtaggaagagttttttttttttattaggctttgttgggaataatcctacTTAAAGTTGAATTGGGGTAGTAGTTTTAATCTAGGTCCAATAATGATTTATTGAAGAATTTGATCAATAATTCAACTCTCAGTAAAATGATGATagttcctaaaaaaaaaaaagaataaaaaaaaagaaaaagttgaatgAGGATGAGACTTCCAGACTAAATCAAATTCAGGTACTCCTAGTTTAAGTGGGCCTAGTTTAAGTGGGAGTAGAAAATttaattcaggtttgactctaTCTTTTTACCTATGAAGGCTCATACCTAAGTTTAAAGGACAtactgattattttatgcattgacCATACGTTTCTCTCATAATCTAATTTAGGTATCGGACTGATACATCTGGAAGTGTAAAAACGCGCCATTCACACCGTATTAAAAACTGTCATAacaaacttaaagaaaaaaataaataataataataataacaaaaaatgaagGACCTACCGGTGATCCTTCGAATATGCCGCGTCActatagcattttatttaaaatgtagGATGAAAAAAATCGgatatatatagttattttaAGGTGTAATTCTTCaagattttgaattttagtCATGGCACTAGCATAGTCTCGTTTAGCAACGATTTTGAAAttacttttatcttttcaaaatcaaaaatatatttggaaaaaattaaaatcaatcttTAAGTTTTGatgcaatttcaatttaattcacgagtttttaattttgataattaagtccttaaattttattttgatatcaaATGGATCATTCCATTATCTTAAtgtgtaattaattaatagtaCCTCATATCATAccctttaattaatttgtaactCTAGTTTGATACATTGTATTTCAATTATATGTGTCACGTGGCACAGTTGGCCcggctactttttttttttttttttttttgtttataaacatattttcaattattttttaaatttattatttaaaatatatttacaaTCATTAATCTATAAATTTGAGTATGCTTCATTTAATGCATCCCGTTGCATTAaatcactaaaaagaaaaaagaaaaaaagaaaagaaagcccTGTCAGCAGGTGCTGCCCGTTGCACCACGCTCATGACGAGGCTGTCTCTCATCCCAATGCATCACGCTCTTACCTACACGCGTAATTACACGCTCCGCGCGCAACAATACCTCACCCTCCTAGCTCTTGTGCCCCTTCACGCGCTACCTTGAGCGTGACATTTATTTTCCTCGACTATTTTTATACCTGGTACTCTGGTAGGAAcccattttccttttcctttgttttttctcCTCTCCATAAAATCGATTTCAGTTCAGAATCTGCAGTTGGAAATCGCTTTCTTTAATGCTGGTAACTGGTAAGTTTTGCTTTCAAAATCTGATTCCAAGCCGATTCTGTTTTTGGGACGCAAAATGTACGCCTCGTTTCTGTCTTTTCAACTTCTTTATGGACAGGAAATACTCGATTCTTTTTTTGAATGTGGTGTGCTTGTTTGGAGAGAATCTACCACTTCGGCTCTGTTTGGTTACTGAGAAAGTTCTGGAAAAGGGAGGAATATTGTTGCATTTAGAGATTAGAAGCGTGTTGGTTTCTTCTATGTTGTAAAGAGTGCCTTTTCTGGTTGTTCTGCTCAACTGAGTTGTGTTTCTTTTTCGTTTTGGGGCTTAGGGTATGTTTTAGGTTTCAGTGGTTTCTTTCTTTATCAAATTTCACCTCTTTATCGACGAGAAATACtcggttttttgtttttgtttttgtttttcctcgaaatgttgtttacttttttttgagAGAATCTATCACTTTGGCTCTGTTGGGCTGTTGAGAAATTTCTGGATAAGGAAATAATTTTGCTGCATTTTAGAGATTAGAAGTGTGTTGGTATCTTCTATGTTGTAAAGAGTGCTTTTGTGCTTGTGTTTCTCAACTGagttgtgtttctttttctttttggggtttagggtttttctATGATGTAAAGTGTGCTTTTGTGCTcgtgtttctttttttgataagtaagaattcattaaaaagcacataggggcgcaaccctagtacacaggaagtatacaaaagtgctcCTAAATAGAGTAaaggaaagaacaagaaagtaaaaagtcagcGAACAACAAACTACCCGGATTATGCGTCGACACCCAAAgaaataacatattaagcacctttctacaaagagccccaaccgaaacctccacatcttcaaaaattctagaatttctctcacaccacaaaccccacaaaacacataaaggaacctgcttccaaatacggaaaacaggaccacgacccagcaaagtacTCAAACCACTCAATAAAACCacgacactactaggcataacccactccaccccaaacaagctataaaaagaactccaaacaactcgcgccacatcacaatgaagaagaaggtgatcaacggactCCCCATACTTTTGTGCTCGTGTTTCTCAGTTgagttgtgtttcttttttcctttttggggcGTAGGGTAAGTTCTAGGTTTTAATGGCTTGAGATGGAACTTCGAGAATTTGGTTTGGTGAGATTATTGTTGATTGATAGCTCTTTTTGCATGTAGCATTTTGAGTGAGTGTGTGCGGGTGTTAATTGACAGCTCTTTTGCTTGTAACAATTTGAGTGTGTGTGAAtaaatttcctttttttgtgaGGTTTAGGAGCTTTGGGGTATGTTTGATTTAGTTTTGGGGAGTTGGTTTGTTTATGGAATGTGTGTGGATAAATTTCCTCTTTTTTGTGTGGTTTAGGAGCTTTGGggtatggttttttttttttcctgtttagCTCAGTGGGTAATTGAACTTAAAGAGAAGCCAAATGAGAGAGTTGTGTAGACACTAGAAAGTACAAAGAGAAGTGTTGCGTGTTGTGGCTTTGAGTAGTTATTTCAAATTCTAAGTACGAAATTTTATATCTTTGTTTCAATTAGTTTTTAGCCATATGAAGGATTTCTAACGAAGTGAgaaggaataattttttttcctttttttctggCTGCCGTGGAATGGGAAGATTTCTTCCTAAAAGCGTAGGGAAATGACAAGTGTATgtgtagtatttatttttaaaagacatgCATGCAGAAATAATTATGTGGCACTAAGAAATATAACAGATCTTTTTGACTTGCATGTGGCTTCTAATTATCTATGGTAAAATTAGTTTAGTTGAATAACTTGTGTGATGGTAAAGTAATGCTTTTAgaatttgttttgttcttttgtttttctttcagtttACTGCGAGAAACTGATACAAAGAAGTTTTTGAAGAAGTAAGAAGTTTTGGGTCTCGACATGTCTCAAAGGGTACACTGTTTTAGGGTCAATATTAAATCTAGAGAGGcaaaattcaatattttcttttagttgggagtttacttataattttatttatttatttatttatttttatctatggCTA
The Alnus glutinosa chromosome 14, dhAlnGlut1.1, whole genome shotgun sequence genome window above contains:
- the LOC133857998 gene encoding homeobox-leucine zipper protein HDG3-like isoform X2 produces the protein MEEGKMEEGNIEEGKMEEGEAFRQSSLQHPVQASMDRDIDYDSRESKFLELQEANNISKAAFKEVMAMALEANTWVVGTPALGSIEEFQQRFRSPPAPGMRVECSIETAILPIPPKNLHSVFMDADVWASTLSGIVHRGSIHSPTGVLSQLIDTDPTIIDIVVVNAEFQLPTPLVPIRKFCFLRCLREIVADVWVIVDVSNDYFDHEPSNSTSEVKCRRRPSGVIIRKHGNGSEVIWIENVEVYEHQVQETMYSEIVNSKLAFCAKRWVGTLLQMFKRNDSKFFNVKMPLGWRAHLYLLNLIKSMEKEYFDCISEAPNRRKWDILADEGIRVLRDVTINADTLDSNNYTALTSFHVQAAPLSVFQFLVKKYFKLQWPSLLEESEELFTCVTEDDRHCITLLKKHHEYMLQDTLEDEFCHFVISSPMTQVAVDTAFCSGIWRDSLLKPSGFAIMPDGSGGLESDASLVTIAVQQELDVLEAGPAIEAMSNIIRRIIGEINAAITIGEERVRL
- the LOC133857998 gene encoding homeobox-leucine zipper protein HDG3-like isoform X1; translated protein: MEEGKMEEGNIEEGKMEEGEYYTTDSDTELLGDQDFNTQIPNHEKLHSRKEDNAQCSGSSAPDSTSELAFRQSSLQHPVQASMDRDIDYDSRESKFLELQEANNISKAAFKEVMAMALEANTWVVGTPALGSIEEFQQRFRSPPAPGMRVECSIETAILPIPPKNLHSVFMDADVWASTLSGIVHRGSIHSPTGVLSQLIDTDPTIIDIVVVNAEFQLPTPLVPIRKFCFLRCLREIVADVWVIVDVSNDYFDHEPSNSTSEVKCRRRPSGVIIRKHGNGSEVIWIENVEVYEHQVQETMYSEIVNSKLAFCAKRWVGTLLQMFKRNDSKFFNVKMPLGWRAHLYLLNLIKSMEKEYFDCISEAPNRRKWDILADEGIRVLRDVTINADTLDSNNYTALTSFHVQAAPLSVFQFLVKKYFKLQWPSLLEESEELFTCVTEDDRHCITLLKKHHEYMLQDTLEDEFCHFVISSPMTQVAVDTAFCSGIWRDSLLKPSGFAIMPDGSGGLESDASLVTIAVQQELDVLEAGPAIEAMSNIIRRIIGEINAAITIGEERVRL